The Streptomyces sp. NBC_00224 genome contains the following window.
GGATCCGGCCCCGCGCGTCACATGAGCGGGGTCAGGAAGCGCCGCAGTGCCTCCTCGTAGCGGGCGGGGTCCGCGTTCCACATCGAGGCGTGCGGGGCGTGCTGGACTGTGTGAAGGGTCACCAGATCGGGGCGGCGGGCCGCGAGTTCACGGGTGAGGTGCCAGGAGGCCAGGGTGTCGTCGGGGCCGTGGAAGACCAGCGCCGGGACGCGCAGGGCGGCCGGGTCGGCCGCCTCGCGCAGATGGTCGCCGTGCGGACCGGTGCGGCCTTGCGCGGCCCGGACGGCGAGCGGAAGCAGCGCGCTGGGGGCGCCGTGGGCGAGGGCGAGGGCGCGCAGCGTGCCCTCCCAGTCGAGCACCGGCGAGTCGAGGACGACGCCCCGGATGTGCTCGCGCATCCCGGAGCTCGCGGCGGCGTGCAGCGCCATGGTGGCGCCGGTGGACCAGCCGTGCAGGATGACGCGCTCGGCGCCGGAGCGCACGGCGTAGCGGATGGCGGCGTCCAGGTCGCGCCACTCCGAGTCGCCGAGGTGGCCGAGGCCGTCCGGGGACCGGGGGGCGCCCTCGTCGCCCCGGTAGGCGAGGTCGAGCACCGGCAGCCGATGGCGGTGCAGGAACCCGATGACGTTGAGCGGGTGTTCGCGGGTGGTGCCCAGGCCGTGCACGGTGATCACCCAGGTGTTCCGTACGCCCTGCACCAGCCAGGCGGGCAGCACACCGAGCTCGGCGGGGATCTCGACGTCCTGGTAGTCGAGGCCGAGCGCCTCCTTCGGGGTGCCGTGGTGGAGCTGTGGGGTGAGCCGGACCCGGTCCCCCGGCTGCGGGGTGCCCCGGGTGACCCGCTCCAGGCGGCGCACCACGGTGTCCGCCGGATGCGGCACGTCGACGACCTCGCCGACCACCGCGCGGATGCCGGGACCCTCGATCCCGTACGTCCCGGGGCGCAGCGAGGCCAGGCACCGGGTCAGGGCGATCCGCCCGGGCCCGGTGGCGTGCACGGTGAGCTCGGGGTCGGTGGGCAGCGGGCGGCCTGGCGGCGCCTTGAGGGCCGCGTCGCTCGCGTACCGTCCGGCGGCCACCGCTGCCGCGCCGACGCCGATGAGTGTGGTGACGGCCGCTGCCGTCGCTGTAGCCGGGCGCACCGTTCCAGTGTCGGCAGTGCGCGGCCGCACGGCCAGTGGGCGGGGGCCTACCGGAGCACGGCCGGGCCGGGGGCGTCCCCCTGTCCGTACCCCCGGAACTGTTCGGCGGCCCGGTCGAGGTCGGCGCCGGAGAGCAGGGAGGGGGTGCGGCCGGGGACGGAGGAGGCGGCGAGCCAGAGGCGGCACATCCACTCCAGCTGGGCGGTGCGGTCGTATGCCTGGGAAAGAGTGGTTCCGTAGGTGATCGTCCCGTGGTTCTGGAGGAGACAGCCGGTGCGGCCTTCGAGGGCGCGCAGCATGTTCCGCGCCAGTTCCTCGGTCCCGTACAACGCGTAGGGCGCGACCTGGACCGGACCACCGAGCGTGGCGGTCATGTAGTGGACCGGCGGGAGCTCGGTGACCAGGGTGGAGACGGCCGTGGCGTGCACGGCGTGGGTGTGGACGACGGCCAGGGCGTCGGTGTGCCGGTATACGGCCAGGTGCATCGGCAGCTCGCTGGTGGGCCGCAGTGTGCCGGTCACCTGGCGGCCGGTGAGGTCGACAGCGACGGTGTCGTCCGGGCCGAGGCGGTCGTAGGGGACCCCGGTGGGGGTGACCAGGACCAGCTCCCCGACGCGTACGGAGACGTTGCCCGAGGTGCCCACGACCAGGCCTTCCTCGGCGGTGCGGCGCGCGGT
Protein-coding sequences here:
- a CDS encoding class II aldolase/adducin family protein, with protein sequence MGEPNDSGATAAAWAELTATARRTAEEGLVVGTSGNVSVRVGELVLVTPTGVPYDRLGPDDTVAVDLTGRQVTGTLRPTSELPMHLAVYRHTDALAVVHTHAVHATAVSTLVTELPPVHYMTATLGGPVQVAPYALYGTEELARNMLRALEGRTGCLLQNHGTITYGTTLSQAYDRTAQLEWMCRLWLAASSVPGRTPSLLSGADLDRAAEQFRGYGQGDAPGPAVLR
- a CDS encoding alpha/beta hydrolase; this translates as MRPATATAAAVTTLIGVGAAAVAAGRYASDAALKAPPGRPLPTDPELTVHATGPGRIALTRCLASLRPGTYGIEGPGIRAVVGEVVDVPHPADTVVRRLERVTRGTPQPGDRVRLTPQLHHGTPKEALGLDYQDVEIPAELGVLPAWLVQGVRNTWVITVHGLGTTREHPLNVIGFLHRHRLPVLDLAYRGDEGAPRSPDGLGHLGDSEWRDLDAAIRYAVRSGAERVILHGWSTGATMALHAAASSGMREHIRGVVLDSPVLDWEGTLRALALAHGAPSALLPLAVRAAQGRTGPHGDHLREAADPAALRVPALVFHGPDDTLASWHLTRELAARRPDLVTLHTVQHAPHASMWNADPARYEEALRRFLTPLM